In Chelmon rostratus isolate fCheRos1 chromosome 9, fCheRos1.pri, whole genome shotgun sequence, the following proteins share a genomic window:
- the rlim gene encoding E3 ubiquitin-protein ligase RLIM isoform X1, with amino-acid sequence MEGSDSLESGSDQPESQRRRQLDRLGREEAFYQFVNNLSDEDYRLMRDNNLLGTPGEVTEDELFSRLQQIKDGPEQQNNTPSTESGEDPVDPPESSEDPASGESLLDWLNTVRRTGNTTRTGHRGNQSWRAVSQTNPNSGDFRFSLEISVNRNLAEQQAAAEGEQEPPDDAPENAPENASEDTPEEAPEGHEVVANAEPQVPMETEVVEEPVVEELAVIVEPEPELEEVVSQEILGETPSSPAALPVQPPLSPSPRRGQRRARSRSPEQRRTRARTARSRSPLNLDQLDGLPIPRHVHSSQGSNAATNAAPVPQVEGSSRTRQHVLSRQSTADSDAQPSMAGAELVPEVQNVASQEGDAAGGDGGAAGRRPPTIMLDLQVRRVRPGEYRQRDSIASRTRSRSQNSNNTFLYESERGGFRRTFSRSERAGVRTYVSTIRIPIRRISDAGLGEATSMALQSMIRQIMTGFGELGYLMDSDSDSSDSNRGANTPVDLAEALNNSDTTPAAAPTADVDEPPVAAAVRTRTADTDVDEGLATGPPASGGRARPRPPNTLEESNSLPLLRLAHFFLLNDDDEDQPQGLTKEQIDNLSMRNFGESDALKTCSVCITEYAEGNKLRKLPCSHEYHVHCIDRWLSENSTCPICRRAVLVSANRESVV; translated from the exons ATGGAAGGGTCTGACAGTTTAGAGAGTGGCAGTGACCAGCCAGAGTCACAGCGCAGAAGGCAGCTGGACCGTCTGGGCAGGGAGGAGGCCTTCTATCAGTTTGTCAACAATCTCAGTGATGAGGACTATCGTCTTATGAGAGACAACAACCTTTTGGGCACCCCAG GAGAGGTAACTGAGGATGAGCTGTTTAGTAGACTTCAACAAATCAAAGATGGTCCAGAACAGCAGAATAACACCCCTAGTACTGAAAGTGGAGAAGATCCAGTTG ACCCACCAGAAAGCTCTGAGGATCCTGCCAGTGGGGAAAGTCTCCTGGACTGGCTGAACACAGTGAGACGCACAGGCAACACAACCAGAACTGGTCATCGTGGAAACCAGTCATGGCGGGCTGTAAGCCAGACCAACCCAAACAGTGGTGATTTTCGCTTCAGCCTGGAAATCAGTGTGAACCGCAACCTGGCTgaacagcaggcagctgctgaaGGGGAGCAGGAGCCTCCAGATGATGCTCCGGAAAATGCTCCAGAAAATGCTTCAGAAGATACTCCAGAGGAGGCTCCAGAGGGTCACGAAGTGGTGGCAAATGCTGAGCCACAGGTCCCTATGGAGACAGAAGTAGTGGAAGAACCAGTGGTAGAGGAGTTGGCTGTCATAGTGGAACCAGAGCCTGAATTAGAAGAGGTTGTTTCACAAGAGATTTTAGGAGAAACTCCCAGCTCACCTGCTGCACTGCCAGTACAACCCCcactttctccttctccacGCAGAGGACAAAGGAGAGCCCGCAGCCGCAGTCCGGAACAGCGCAGGACTAGGGCCCGTACGGCCAGAAGCCGCTCCCCTCTCAACTTGGATCAGCTGGATGGTCTCCCTATTCCACGTCATGTTCACAGCTCTCAAGGCTCCAACGCTGCCACCAATGCAGCCCCTGTGCCTCAAGTGGAGGGCAGTTCTCGGACTCGACAACATGTTCTTTCCAGGCAAAGCACTGCTGACAGTGATGCTCAGCCATCTATGGCTGGTGCGGAATTGGTCCCAGAGGTCCAGAATGTCGCATCTCAGGAAGGAGACGCTGCTGGGGGGGATGGGGGTGCAGCAGGGCGCCGCCCCCCTACTATTATGCTTGATCTCCAGGTGCGTCGTGTGCGTCCAGGCGAATATCGCCAAAGAGACAGCATTGCTAGTCGTACACGCTCGCGCTCCCAGAActcaaacaacacatttctttatgAGAGTGAACGTGGTGGATTTCGTAGGACTTTCTCACGCTCTGAGCGTGCTGGTGTGAGGACCTACGTCAGCACAATACGCATCCCTATCCGTAGAATCTCTGATGCAGGTTTGGGAGAGGCAACCTCAATGGCTCTCCAGTCTATGATTCGACAGATTATGACTGGTTTTGGTGAACTCGGCTACCTCATGGATTCAGACTCTGATTCTTCAGATTCAAACCGTGGAGCCAACACACCTGTGGATCTGGCTGAAGCCCTCAACAACTCAGATACTACTCCTGCTGCCGCTCCTACTGCTGATGTTGATGAACCAcctgtagctgctgcagttaGAACAAGGACAGCTGATACTGATGTGGATGAGGGCCTTGCCACTGGTCCACCAGCCTCTGGTGGCAGGGCTCGACCTAGACCACCTAATACCCTAGAGGAGTCCAATTCACTGCCCCTACTGCGGCTCGCTCACTTCTTCCTCTTAAATGATGACGATGAGGACCAGCCCCAAGGGCTGACCAAAGAGCAGATTGATAACCTCTCCATGCGCAACTTTGGTGAGAGTGATGCCCTGAAGACTTGCAGTGTCTGCATAACAGAGTATGCAGAAGGTAACAAGCTACGTAAGCTGCCCTGTTCTCATGAGTACCATGTGCACTGCATTGATCGCTGGCTGTCCGAAAACTCCACTTGCCCCATCTGCCGCAGGGCTGTCTTGGTATCAGCCAACCGAGAGAGTGTGGTGTAA
- the rlim gene encoding E3 ubiquitin-protein ligase RLIM isoform X2: protein MACPGEVTEDELFSRLQQIKDGPEQQNNTPSTESGEDPVDPPESSEDPASGESLLDWLNTVRRTGNTTRTGHRGNQSWRAVSQTNPNSGDFRFSLEISVNRNLAEQQAAAEGEQEPPDDAPENAPENASEDTPEEAPEGHEVVANAEPQVPMETEVVEEPVVEELAVIVEPEPELEEVVSQEILGETPSSPAALPVQPPLSPSPRRGQRRARSRSPEQRRTRARTARSRSPLNLDQLDGLPIPRHVHSSQGSNAATNAAPVPQVEGSSRTRQHVLSRQSTADSDAQPSMAGAELVPEVQNVASQEGDAAGGDGGAAGRRPPTIMLDLQVRRVRPGEYRQRDSIASRTRSRSQNSNNTFLYESERGGFRRTFSRSERAGVRTYVSTIRIPIRRISDAGLGEATSMALQSMIRQIMTGFGELGYLMDSDSDSSDSNRGANTPVDLAEALNNSDTTPAAAPTADVDEPPVAAAVRTRTADTDVDEGLATGPPASGGRARPRPPNTLEESNSLPLLRLAHFFLLNDDDEDQPQGLTKEQIDNLSMRNFGESDALKTCSVCITEYAEGNKLRKLPCSHEYHVHCIDRWLSENSTCPICRRAVLVSANRESVV from the exons ATGGCATGCCCTG GAGAGGTAACTGAGGATGAGCTGTTTAGTAGACTTCAACAAATCAAAGATGGTCCAGAACAGCAGAATAACACCCCTAGTACTGAAAGTGGAGAAGATCCAGTTG ACCCACCAGAAAGCTCTGAGGATCCTGCCAGTGGGGAAAGTCTCCTGGACTGGCTGAACACAGTGAGACGCACAGGCAACACAACCAGAACTGGTCATCGTGGAAACCAGTCATGGCGGGCTGTAAGCCAGACCAACCCAAACAGTGGTGATTTTCGCTTCAGCCTGGAAATCAGTGTGAACCGCAACCTGGCTgaacagcaggcagctgctgaaGGGGAGCAGGAGCCTCCAGATGATGCTCCGGAAAATGCTCCAGAAAATGCTTCAGAAGATACTCCAGAGGAGGCTCCAGAGGGTCACGAAGTGGTGGCAAATGCTGAGCCACAGGTCCCTATGGAGACAGAAGTAGTGGAAGAACCAGTGGTAGAGGAGTTGGCTGTCATAGTGGAACCAGAGCCTGAATTAGAAGAGGTTGTTTCACAAGAGATTTTAGGAGAAACTCCCAGCTCACCTGCTGCACTGCCAGTACAACCCCcactttctccttctccacGCAGAGGACAAAGGAGAGCCCGCAGCCGCAGTCCGGAACAGCGCAGGACTAGGGCCCGTACGGCCAGAAGCCGCTCCCCTCTCAACTTGGATCAGCTGGATGGTCTCCCTATTCCACGTCATGTTCACAGCTCTCAAGGCTCCAACGCTGCCACCAATGCAGCCCCTGTGCCTCAAGTGGAGGGCAGTTCTCGGACTCGACAACATGTTCTTTCCAGGCAAAGCACTGCTGACAGTGATGCTCAGCCATCTATGGCTGGTGCGGAATTGGTCCCAGAGGTCCAGAATGTCGCATCTCAGGAAGGAGACGCTGCTGGGGGGGATGGGGGTGCAGCAGGGCGCCGCCCCCCTACTATTATGCTTGATCTCCAGGTGCGTCGTGTGCGTCCAGGCGAATATCGCCAAAGAGACAGCATTGCTAGTCGTACACGCTCGCGCTCCCAGAActcaaacaacacatttctttatgAGAGTGAACGTGGTGGATTTCGTAGGACTTTCTCACGCTCTGAGCGTGCTGGTGTGAGGACCTACGTCAGCACAATACGCATCCCTATCCGTAGAATCTCTGATGCAGGTTTGGGAGAGGCAACCTCAATGGCTCTCCAGTCTATGATTCGACAGATTATGACTGGTTTTGGTGAACTCGGCTACCTCATGGATTCAGACTCTGATTCTTCAGATTCAAACCGTGGAGCCAACACACCTGTGGATCTGGCTGAAGCCCTCAACAACTCAGATACTACTCCTGCTGCCGCTCCTACTGCTGATGTTGATGAACCAcctgtagctgctgcagttaGAACAAGGACAGCTGATACTGATGTGGATGAGGGCCTTGCCACTGGTCCACCAGCCTCTGGTGGCAGGGCTCGACCTAGACCACCTAATACCCTAGAGGAGTCCAATTCACTGCCCCTACTGCGGCTCGCTCACTTCTTCCTCTTAAATGATGACGATGAGGACCAGCCCCAAGGGCTGACCAAAGAGCAGATTGATAACCTCTCCATGCGCAACTTTGGTGAGAGTGATGCCCTGAAGACTTGCAGTGTCTGCATAACAGAGTATGCAGAAGGTAACAAGCTACGTAAGCTGCCCTGTTCTCATGAGTACCATGTGCACTGCATTGATCGCTGGCTGTCCGAAAACTCCACTTGCCCCATCTGCCGCAGGGCTGTCTTGGTATCAGCCAACCGAGAGAGTGTGGTGTAA
- the nexmifb gene encoding neurite extension and migration factor: MDVLTDSSLTLVVKTSEPENANVVENTGVCEQSEDLSLCGLVDATLPPSSPPPAAETSQQACPTHQRTTPTSPTLPLPLGTDSSLGLTVAPCPPSDEAPTVVPHLHHTPTPTSLPAPAVSSWAPTGDTQKTSLLLPVALPLSATIMEPGTVSALTEECLLQPTRTCLGCFIETRDATDPNSIQNPPHAPNANPDTETGLSVRIGDVSREDFSDINNISIQCLSHAGEAVSHYGEQLLSDQLLSFPLPKAPGEGKRVDGNKTAEDCDDPEDDATAKNLYEGLLLDKVSGEEVLLANAGQDWGYFESFISESKMELLDLCSKNELSVNLFSEEDVDNLFDDEDDDSTLSSDVCSLKIRYESFQDNMREKTNVLQEETQFNFFPSVLASCAKKEEGAGVLRRSAEELQPKTDELILETVQEGKAGDCSGRSPLDGSQGSPMSTPKVNYLIDFNSTEESGEFSDDSSCTGSSSDTLQEGKFKKGHSKRLLSPSNPLNYGLRSKRKVRYSDDYLYDVDSLESEKNAEKKEKAPSGQKEEEDVDWCPKKRRKSCRKEPPVVIKYIIINRFKGERLMSVKLGKLDPVDATVSLNTDTVSKYETLAPLKDFWQERQRERQEQLKLAARDKQQRGFHLNGRHHRPFNSSHPKRKYKIANRLKVQRIHTVEQSATAQGSPLSDRGQGGVTKEEATPTVGGIIAAPGLPVTLDTNSITHAVTAKSRSQEREEREGRRLGGNKTVRIRKFKSEARLRSKKMKEAEGEEGRSVTNETDACVAAAQIEDPTAGLGEAGISSATVKPNFSDNTTTPHTSEEKFPFVSSTCSPDKASSSEEVESGVPVIPGGYLQTLLDATDSSGGAAISYFPQQPSRQQYPLGLSLEEKQFSSLQLAQSCVLSPPSESELQQSPQNCPSFPQMWHPQLCASHSQSFGPETPETPILPNNFPAAVPLNDSLPVSNYSQLSPEADRLLYEKSYLTEAGLQPGADLQVCQSACVEGQVQYQRGSLCTDNGRLISYDSVGSLSASSSNYSSLSLKSCEREGEEEGRDSFLAHCSPKVVIQQSVDALTPLRESSDLLDISNFTPDKFRHSSLSELSPPETPNLSPQVVGREVKMAGNVGEYQDVNDMTMDCNREVKWNCDVMQQQEHTANAYTVEDSQFPLHNFNSQDVLGLDKKELGGTEFNEQTDEMLAGAKSIKSKRKGSCKQTAAGQSPKKVRAPRAPKSEKVKTPKQNSRSTKKIKAMLEGKAAKNQEGGCGTGLTDSSSTGDWAGTGWSESNSLVGDDQREFEEPSNILSNIVSGMAEVQRFMMASIEPLWNPMSEACMPSEANSLNLKTLKILAGTEADLKKKGAALTGAGRGRKAGGKGGKNQAKFNPSHPLFPQLALGCNMFDKPNFINPGPAHKKLYRHKTSAKFPRIETLKGKRAERDPNKDIALMTSFEKLR; the protein is encoded by the coding sequence GGGTATGTGAGCAGAGCGAGGATCTGAGTCTGTGCGGGCTCGTTGATGCTACGctccctccatcctcacctcctcctgctgcagagactTCACAGCAGGCCTGCCCAACTCACCAGAGGACCACGCCTACATCGCCAACCCTGCCCCTGCCGCTTGGCACTGACTCATCCCTGGGCCTGACAGTGGCCCCCTGCCCTCCCTCCGATGAGGCTCCAACTGTAGTCCCCCACCTTCACCACACTCCCACTCCCACATCACTTCCCGCCCCAGCTGTAAGCTCCTGGGCCCCAACAGGAGACACCCAGAAGACTTCCCTTCTGCTGCCTGTTGCCCTCCCTTTGTCAGCTACAATAATGGAGCCCGGCACTGTGTCTGCGCTGACAGAGGAGTGTCTTCTTCAGCCCACGCGCACCTGCCTTGGCTGCTTCATTGAGACCCGTGATGCTACTGACCCTAATTCCATCCAGAACCCGCCCCATGCCCCTAACGCCAACCCTGACACAGAGACTGGGCTAAGTGTAAGGATAGGGGATGTGAGCAGAGAGGACTTCTCTGACATTAACAACATCAGCATCCAGTGCCTGAGCCATGCAGGGGAGGCAGTGAGTCACTACGGagagcagctcctctctgaccAGCTACTTAGCTTTCCTCTGCCGAAGGCCCCAGGTGAGGGCAAGagagtggatggaaacaaaacagcagaggactGTGATGACCCAGAGGATGACGCAACAGCTAAGAACTTATATGAGGGACTGTTACTTGACAAAGTGAGTGGAGAGGAGGTTCTGCTGGCTAATGCTGGCCAGGACTGGGGCTACTTTGAATCCTTCATCAGTGAGAGTAAGATGGAACTGCTGGACCTTTGTTCTAAGAATGAACTGTCAGTTAACCTCTTCTCTGAGGAAGATGTTGACAATCTATtcgatgatgaggatgatgactcAACTTTAAGCAGCGATGTTTGCTCGCTGAAGATTCGCTACGAGTCTTTCCAGGACAACatgagggaaaaaacaaacgtgctgcaggaggagacacagtTCAACTTCTTCCCTAGTGTCCTGGCCAGCTGTGccaagaaagaggaaggagcgGGAGTCTTGAGGAGGAGTGCTGAGGAGCTTCAGCCCAAAACTGATGAGCTCATCCTGGAGACAGTACAGGAGGGAAAGGCTGGGGACTGCAGTGGCAGGAGCCCCCTTGATGGTTCCCAAGGCTCGCCCATGTCCACTCCCAAAGTCAACTACCTAATTGACTTCAACTCGACAGAGGAATCAGGCGAATTCAGTGATGACAGCTCCTGCACTGGCTCCTCCTCAGACACCCTGCAGGAGGGCAAGTTTAAGAAGGGCCACTCAAAGAGATTGCTCAGCCCTTCTAACCCTCTTAACTATGGTTTGCGCTCCAAGAGAAAGGTTCGATACAGTGATGATTACTTATATGACGTTGACTCGCTTGAGAGTGAGAAgaatgcagagaaaaaagagaaagcgcCCTCTGGtcaaaaagaggaggaggatgtagACTGGTGCCCCAAAAAACGTCGGAAATCCTGTCGTAAAGAGCCACCGGTGGTCATCAAgtacatcatcatcaacaggTTTAAAGGAGAGAGACTCATGTCAGTGAAACTGGGCAAGTTGGACCCTGTGGATGCTACTGTGAGcttaaacacagacacagtaagcAAATATGAGACACTGGCTCCTCTGAAGGATTTCTGGCAggagaggcaaagagagagacaggaacagCTTAAGCTGGCTGCCAGAGATAAACAACAACGCGGTTTTCATCTAAACGGACGCCATCATCGCCCTTTTAATTCTAGTCATCCCAAAAGGAAATACAAGATTGCAAACAGGCTTAAGGTTCAGAGGATTCACACTGTGGAGCAATCAGCAACAGCACAGGGCTCCCCTCTCTCTGATCGGGGCCAGGGAGGTGTCACTAAAGAAGAGGCCACCCCCACGGTTGGGGGAATAATAGCAGCCCCAGGCCTCCCAGTGACATTAGACACAAACTCCATCACGCACGCAGTCACAGCCAAGAGCCGCTcccaggagagggaggagagggaggggaggagattgggaggaaataaaacagtcaGGATAAGAAAATTCAAAAGCGAAGCCAGGCTGAGgagcaagaaaatgaaagaggcagaaggagaggagggcaggagCGTGACAAATGAAACGGATGCCTGTGTCGCTGCGGCACAGATTGAGGACCCTACTGCTGGGTTAGGAGAGGCAGGCATTAGCTCAGCTACAGTCAAACCAAATTTCTCTGACAATACCACCACCCCTCACACATCTGAGGAGAAATTCCCCTTTGTTTCGTCCACCTGCTCTCCTGACAAGGCTTCCTCCTCAGAGGAGGTGGAGTCGGGTGTCCCTGTCATCCCGGGGGGCTACCTGCAGACCCTGTTAGATGCTACAGACTCCTCCGGTGGAGCAGCTATCTCTTATTTCCCCCAGCAGCCCTCCAGGCAGCAGTATCCTCTGGGGCTATCCCTGGAGGAGAAAcagttttcttctctgcagctcGCTCAGAGCTgcgtcctctctcctccctccgaGTCAGAGCTCCAGCAGTCTCCCCAGAACTGCCCCAGCTTCCCCCAGATGTGGCACCCGCAGCTCTGTGCAAGTCACAGCCAGAGCTTTGGGCCCGAAACCCCTGAGACTCCCATCTTACCCAACAACTTCCCAGCTGCTGTGCCCCTGAATGACAGCCTGCCAGTGTCTAACTACAGCCAGCTGAGCCCTGAGGCTGACAGGCTACTTTATGAGAAGAGCTACCTGACTGAGGCTGGGCTGCAGCCTGGGGCAGATCTGCAAGTGTGTCAGTCTGCCTGTGTGGAGGGCCAGGTGCAATACCAGAGAGGGTCCCTGTGCACAGACAATGGCAGGCTCATCAGCTATGACTCAGTGGGCTCTctgtcagcctcctccagcAATTACAGCTCCCTCAGCCTCAAGTCTTGTGAGCgagagggcgaggaggagggTCGAGACAGCTTCTTAGCTCATTGCAGTCCTAAAGTGGTGATTCAGCAGAGTGTGGACGCCCTTACCCCACTCAGGGAGTCCTCAGACCTGCTGGACATCTCCAACTTCACCCCTGACAAGTTTAGACACTCATCACTGTCAGAGCTTTCCCCTCCTGAGACCCCCAACCTGTCCCCCCAGGTGGTGGGACGTGAGGTGAAGATGGCAGGCAATGTTGGAGAATACCAGGATGTGAATGATATGACTATGGACTGCAATAGGGAGGTAAAGTGGAACTGTGATGTTATGCAGCAACAGGAGCACACAGCAAATGCTTACACAGTGGAAGACAGCCAGTTTCCGCTGCACAACTTTAACAGTCAGGATGTGTTAGGTTTAGATAAAAAGGAGCTGGGAGGTACAGAGTTTAATGAACAGACTGATGAGATGCTGGCTGGTGCGAAAAGCATTAAGTCAAAGAGGAAAGGCAGTTGcaaacagacagctgcagggcaGAGCCCAAAGAAAGTCCGGGCTCCTAGAGCTCCTAAGTCAGAAAAGGTCAAGACGCCCAAGCAGAACTCACGTTCCACCAAAAAGATTAAGGCCATGTTGGAGGGTAAGGCAGCAAAGAACCAGGAAGGTGGTTGTGGCACAGGCCTGACTGACAGTAGTAGCACTGGGGACTGGGCTGGCACCGGCTGGTCAGAGAGCAACAGCCTGGTTGGGGACGACCAGAGAGAATTTGAGGAGCCCTCCAATATTCTGTCCAACATTGTATCTGGCATGGCTGAGGTCCAGAGGTTCATGATGGCCTCCATTGAGCCACTGTGGAATCCCATGTCTGAGGCCTGCATGCCCTCTGAGGCCAATAGCCTCAACCTAAAGACCCTCAAAATCTTGGCAGGCACAGAGGCTGACCTGAAGAAAAAGGGAGCAGCGCTAACAGGGGCTGGAAGAGGCAGAAAGGCAGGGggcaaaggaggaaaaaaccAGGCCAAATTCAACCCCTCTCATCCCTTATTCCCTCAACTAGCTCTGGGCTGTAACATGTTTGACAAACccaactttattaatcctggGCCTGCACACAAAAAGCTGTACCGCCACAAGACCAGTGCAAAGTTTCCTCGGATTGAGACACTGAAGGGGAAGCGAGCTGAGAGAGACCCAAACAAGGACATAGCACTGATGACCTCTTTTGAGAAACTGAGGTAA